The Arabidopsis thaliana chromosome 5, partial sequence genomic interval CACCTGATTCATGGATGAAGCAAATCGGATTGTGAAATCGTCATGCTCAGCACGGAGAGCTCCAATGTGATTGACTATCAAATAGTGCCTCTGATATGTAAAATATGTTAAGGCTTGCAATTTTCAAAGCATGTGTACGGTTAACAATAATCCAGATAATAGTTAAAATAGGCAAGTAACAGTGAAAATATTAAAGGATATTCTAGCGCTTCACGTGGAGGGAGCTCATGAGGTGCTGGAAGAGTCAGAAGGCGAGTCTGTGATGAAAACTTTTGAAAGTATACCGACAATTCTTTCAAAATTGCAGCAGGAGAAAGATGGAGATCTGGAAACGCAGGAATGACAGGATCATTCTGATAGCCgaaaaacacacaacaaataTGACAATTAGCGACTTGGAAACAAGGCTTTGCGGTATATTGGTTGTGAATGCGAAAACAGGTATAACATGAATCTCAATACCTTGAAAATGTTTATCAATCTGTTGAGTTTTACCCTCTTGTATAAAGCCTCGGTATCTTTCTCAGATGGTGTTGCTAAGACAACAAGAACAGGTAGAACCCGGAGAAGAATATACCGCTCAGGAAAAAGTAGTGCAAAATCCAACTCCAGAGACTCCACGATGAAGACTATGAGAACTTGGAGAATATCTTCCACACTGAATTTACTAAGGAATCCAAAAGCTTGCAATATAGTCAAATGGCACAAGGGACTTGAGCAGCATGCATATCTCAGATAGACAAACCCATAATAATGTCTTTAACAGCCACACGATGGTGATAAATGTCTGGAAGAAAGGATACTTGTTTACACGGAACATCTCAACGTGCAGGTTGAGTAAAATAGCCCATCTTGTGCTCAGGAAGATCTGCATACATAAGAACTCACATTTTCATTTACGACAAACCACAGGGGAAGGCATTATCAAATGATTGCATAAACAAGCCATGCAAACACCTGCAAGTCGTCTAACTCTTCTCTCATTGTATCTGTATCTTGCCACTGCGCACTGACTTGAGTGAATGTTCTGAAAAGAGTGAAACTATCTTAAgaacataaactaaaaaaaaaagcttctaGGAAACTAATTCAACTCTTAAATAGAGCTTTAGTAGCTGAAAGGATTAGTAACAAACATCGATCTACCTACATTCAAGTGTCCTATTTGCAGAAAATATAGATAGGAAAGATAAAAGTATTATATCTTTCACCTCTTATACCAAGAGAAATCATTAGGAATGCTAGCTTTAGCATTTTTAAGATGATCCAGCTGAACCAAGACGTCAAGCAACTTTAGCATTGACCTATATTAAGTAAAATCACAGTTAAACTATATACACGAGGAAAGTTAATCATCCAAGGATCtaatacaaaacacaaaataagaGTTATAACCCACCAAAGATGTGTGACTGTGGGACCATTGATCCGCCGTTCAGGTCTGGAAAACCGCTGCATGTCAGCAGCTAACTGCACAGACAGAGAATATACGCACATTATTTCTGATACAGGAATTTATATAAAACGAGTTGGACGAGGAAGGATATACACCGCACTTTAGCTGAAGCCGACGATTGCCATCTTTGAATTTCGCGTAAACGGCTCATTTCTAAGTCCAAAACTTGATATGTTTCTAGATACAAATCCGCTTGACTATGCTTCATAGATTCGGGAAGCTGCATGTATATCATTAATAAAGAAAGTTATGTGTGTTATGGAAGAAATATACACAACAACACCCAGCAAGAAGTACtgtatttgatattattttcaGTAATTTCTATCATTCGCTATTATTTATACAGAGAACTTTGTtgttgcttttatttttgcattatAACTGCATTATACTTTGTAGTTCAAAAAAGAGTCTCGTACAGTTGCTACGAGATTTCGAATACCATGAAGAACTAACGCATAGCATAATTCTCAAAGCTACATTTTATCAGATAAAATGTCTAAAGGTAGATATGCAATGGAGACAAGGAGTGTAGTGATAGATTTCACAAGGACCTGAGGCAGTGCTTTGACACAACTTCTATATGTGTATAGAATTGACGCcatctcttttccttcttgtATAAGTGTATTCTGCATATATACAATTGGTTGAAAACTTACTTGAAGTATTCAAATATAACACGATTAACACAACATAACcgtaaaaatatcaaatcgTAATTTAATCAGTCTTTCTAAGATGAGgcaaatgaagaagaatagCCATATACCAGCTGGTTAAGAGCTTTTGTGTCTTCTGATAGAGACAACCGGTATGCAGCGACGTCACTATATTCTACAgaatagtaataaaaaaaaaaacatcttgattatttggattttatgGTAAAAGAGTGACAAGAGAACAATGAAGCATACCGATGGGACTATCGGTTGCTGCTCTTTCAGCTGAAACCATCACAGCCGGTCCTTGGACTTCTGGTTGCTCATCCTataaccaaaattcaaaatgcTTCAAGAAAATGTACTAGAGTGACTTCAAATTTTTCAAGAAGCTACTTAAATCTTCAACATTTCGTTGAAACTTATTTTACTGCTAACTTAGGCAAAGATCCACAGGTGATTAAACAATATATGTGATAATTTTACACGAAAAGGATTTAACAAGAAATAGAAACAATAATTTCATATCCTTTctagaagaaaattttgaaatatgaaCTCCGGAAAGAAAATTTGTAGTCAAAAGGATCCAAAGACCCacaatttctaaattttaccaaaatctaGAATATCGAAGTTACCTCTAAGGAGAATGTGGAAAGAGCTGCGATTGCTTCCTCTACAGGAACCGCCATTGAGTCACCTGGAAAGATCAGACGAAGCAATTAGCAACATTGGGCGACTAAAGGATAAAGCTTTCAACTTTAAGGCTCTTACCCAACAACAATGGAGAGGAGAGGAGAGCTGCTACTACTTCAAGTCAATTGATTCGcctttcttctgattctttaCGGACAGAGATCGATAAATTCGCTACTACTCTGTCCGAACCAAATATTTCGCAAAGTTGgaagctttctttttctatttgtttttctgtaacaaaaaaaaaatgtttctttttgggtcCTCGTTTGTATTTTCACCTTTCagaatttttctttagtaCATATTTGTTCAATCCgattaaagctttgagaagaagCATTACATTTGTGTCTTTACTATGAAGCAAACTTGATGACAGCTAAATCATTATTTACTGATTCCTTTATCCTCAACCATTTCTTATTTTGGGAAAATACATAAGAGTAATACcagtaacaaaacaaaatagatataaatacaattttacagTGAACAACTACTGAACATAAAATAAGTTACTTTGTAGAATCAGTAACAACTTTTAAGGTTTAACCGGAGCCTTAAACCAATCCGGATAAGAACCAGCAGGTGTTGGTGCTATCGGTGTGAGCATGTAAACCGTTCACGGTTAAGTGTTAGTAGCCTAATGGAAAGGACATGCCGTCTAAGTCTAACCagaaatttttgttgtaaaaacatatgaattgAGAATGAAACTCTAGAAAAAGCGAAAACTGTCTTGGATTCAAAATAAAGTACTTTCTTTAGCTACAAAAATAGGGAATACAATAAAATGGAGACGAAGAtgattagaagaagaagaagaagaagaaagagtaaaTTATTCATCCAATTGTTTCAAAAGCCTGAAGAGACCAGCTGCTTCTCGAACCCGAGAAAACTCAATGCAGAAAGCTTGAACTTCTATGAATAGATCCTTCACTGTTACAttttttacccaaaaaaaacatatatcacCCACAATTGTACATCATACTAATAGACTATAAAAGCTTCCTCTGTGAATGTATCTAGTGATCTTTCTGTGTTATTAGCAAAGCAAAACGCCTAATTTGATAGCAATCAgtcagaaacagagaatgcATACCGTTGATGATCTTGTTACGAATTAAGCTTTGCAAGAAGACGCAAACAAGCCGTACAAGCCTATTCTGCATGTATTTGTCTTGCTGCTACAGATCGAAAACAATATATCACTATACCGTTAACAAAACAACTACATTGAAATCAACAAATCCGAGAATCATATACACAAAGCACATAATGCAAAGCACAAGCAGAAGTTTTTTCACACAAGATTATAGGATGGCGTTATGGATACTCATAGAAAGCTTTGTTTTAAGTACCTAACGGGAAATCAAAAGGACGCTTTGTTTTAATACCTTAGCGTTCTCACAAGACGATATGCAATTAGTGATGTACATCCGTATGAAGTCCTTGGGAAGTTCAACTGCAGTTGTGAGCCTATTCACAACTTCCATTGAGTGCAGGCTCATGTCCATATTTCCTAGAGCTTCATAATAGCTGAAGAAGCATTCTTAGATTCCCACtttaaaagttataattttGGTCGAAAGTAAATGGTGGAACCAATAAGGTGATGACTTACTCATTAATCTCTGTGGAGTTATTCAACTTGGTGAGAATTTCAACTGCTATCTGAGGATTGTGCTCTACTAATTGCTGAGAATAAGAAACTAGATcacatgaaaaaaagaaaaaagaaaaaaaccaccTGCCAGAAAATGAATCACATACCGGCAGCTTCCGTGGAGTTATTCCGCAGTGAAAGACAAGCTTTGGGTCATTTGCCAATTCTGTAATGATGTCCTGGccagtaaataaataaaacaagttaTTTCAATCACTCAAAAGATCCAGGTTTTCTAAATTCATCAGCTATACGGGCAAGGCTGATGAAATAAAACATCACAATCACTATTTATCTATTGCACGGTTATTTTCCATAAACTCTTACTGCAGTCAATTCCTTCTTAATATCCTAGATCTTTAAATCCAATGAGAAAGGAAATACTAGAGTGATAGCACGAGCACGACTTCTCTCTCAAAACTACTGCCATACAATGGCTGCCTTTACAACCTTTAAAATTTGTGCATATGTAGTTACTGTCCCATTGCTATGTTAACTTGCTTATAAGTGTTAGAGTAAGATAGGTAATAAAATGGTCAATACTTGTATGATTTTATGCGCATATCAAGAATTAACGAGCGATAACATACCTCTTGCTCCGTAGGTGAAAGTGTCACCTTTAAACCCTTAACAAGCAAGTCTCTAACTGTTGCACCACTGCTAGTATCAGCACACATTTTATCGTCCCAAACAAGCTCATGCTTGTTATCAGGGTCAATCCAAAGCAACTGTAAGAAGTTGAACCATTTAGGTCAGTTCGATAATTTTCTGAACCAGTTGAATAAGGggttattcttatttttaccTCGCTCTGATGAACTGGGTACCTTGGTGGACATGGACGGATCCACCTAGGACCTAATCCCCCCATTGTCAAATTTCCTAAGAATCCAGATAGTGCCTCATCCCTATCACCAGATCCAATTCTGGGATTCACTCCAGCTTGCACATCAAACCTATAAGATTATTTGACTCAATGATCATTCATACAATCAACTTCAAATTGGCACATTAATTATAACACAGAACATTAAGCTTGGAGGAAAACTGGAAGCTTGAAAGAAATAGATCAGATTCAACTGTATATAACAGTtagaaagaaacagaatccCCTGACTCATAGGTTACGTACTCTGGAGAGTTAGGATCACACCCACGAGGAACATCAGGATCATGCAATAGCTTTTTCAGGGAATAGTCTGCAAAAATGTGACTAGATGGTCCAGGATCGGCTTTGTCGCCATACTCTCGTTGCAGCTCTCCTAGTTCCGGAAAATCCTGACAGAGCATCCCCATATTAGATCAATAACTGGAAAAGGTTTCTCTAAATGTTCTCTAGGTAATGTTAGGCATAATAAAGGAACAGTTACGATGAAGATAAAATATCTTAAGAGATATAATTGGAAAGAAGATATCTATGCATCAACCGCTCTTACATGAGTTGAAGGATCAAACGATCTGATATAATCAACAGCTGAGAGTTTGAGAATCTGCAAGGGAGCACACTTTCGTTACTTTAATTGATCATGATTACTTACGTAGTATCCACAGGTCACAGAGCTCATAAAATTTTACGAATCAGGacttgaaaaaaatatcagaaacGAAAGAAGGCTTAGCATATGCCTGATAGGAGTGATGGACTTAATTATGACAGAAATAAATGAGCCCAGCAAACAAGTTTAAGGAGATCAGTAGTCTTAGAGAGTATATGTGAAAAGGGAATTGCATAACATATTTATgcataaattttgaattttcatggATTAGCAAAAAAGAAGCAGGCAAACAGCTATATCCTACCTCTTTCACGTTGTTGTAACTATTCCATTGTAACAGGTGGAGAAGAAATGCCCTTTCAGACTTTTCCAGCTGTTCATTACAAGCAGCCTGCAAAAGGCATAGATATTGTTATTCTTTCAAACGATAAGACCACGTCATGCTAAGACACAAAACATGTTGGCTTAAATCAATCTAATACACGGAAACTCAACATTCTCAAATACCATGCAACTTGGAGAAACAAATGGTCTGATACTATCTACCAAGCTTAACACTTAAATATGCTTACGAAAACCAAATTATATCAGTACCTACGATTTTCCAGGATTAAAAACACACTTATTACGACGTTAGGAGACAATCAACCAGAATTGGGATTCTCAACAAAACTGAGAAAGTAAAGAAATTTGCATTTGTACAATGTATTAGAGGCACAATGAAGGGTGCTTACACTTATCATTTCAGATAAAAACGGGTTGAAAGATGGCTTCTGTGAAGAATAACACTGGTATATGATACCAAATGCAATTAGACGTTCAGTATTCTTAAACATCTGCTGATCCTGAAATGGAACAAAACTTCATTCAATTAGTTCCGCAAAGAAATTAGAAATGGTTATCAAATGTAAACACGCCTCAAAAGTATTTGTTATCATCACTTTCGAATTGTCCCCTGTGTATACAATCAGTAGAAGAACACTCTTAACACTAGATTTCATCAACGAATTCAATATACAGCACAGAAGAGACCATTTCAGCAGACACGAAACCAAACCTCgaaagaaaaccctagattcaaatcaaatcatttcGAGTGAAACAATCCAAAAACCCCTAAAACTCGCTACTCTCCCACACAAACACGAAGCCAAGCATCGAGAGAAAGTTCaaaaaagagtaagaagagGAACAAAGCATGCCTGCAACATCATGGAAAGAGAATTGCAGACACTGAGGTAACGAGCGCTTTCGAACTTAGAGTCGAATTCCGATAAAACGTCTTCCATCGGCCGGAGATCCGATTTGAGCAGAGACAAAACAATCGCCGACTCTTCAATCCTCATAATCATCATCGTTGATCGATTCATCCCTAAACCTGGATTCCCAAATTCAATTCCCAATCTATCTCTCTGTAgggattttgttttcaaagtttcatgCTCTGAAATAGACCTTATACCTCTTTCTCAGTGAGAAGGTTCGAGTCTTTTTGGGAAGGCTACTTTTGGTAATTTGACTTTTCCTCACAGCTTTATTAACTTTGTAAAggtttttaagagttttgtaAACTTAGTAATATCTatgtttttggaaatatattCAAAGGAttaaatcaaaatgaatatatttagTTCATATAATAGGGAGTTTGACAAATATTAAATCTGAAAAAATCAGAAAGTAAATAAcaagaaatatatacatttttagattttaagatttgataatttaaacTAGATTTAAGATTAACTATTTTAGACTACTTTTATTATTAcgtatttatgatttttgtcatattttttaaagacttttgTCGTTTCTAAAAATGATTACGtgttttataagattttatgCAAAATGACATTAATGTCTTTTCATTGATATATCCGTCAcacaatatatttaatataaataaattatgtcaTATTTAAAGTCActttaaatttggtaaaactaatatctttattttggaaactatattgatatatgtatgtgtcttatgaataaattttagtttctcaAAGTTAGTATTAACTAATATGATCTAGTACTTGTCAATTAATtgattggattgtgacacgGGTTAAACTTTAACAACTATTTAATAAACCCActttaagaatatattttttttttgctattattaaccaaatttcttttaatcatTGCTATATTTACTTACCTGTTTTTCATTCTATGTCATTGGGTGCAAAATGCAAATACTCTATAagtaaatcaaatcaaaacaagtttatccaattaaaattttaagaaagaacaagtTAAATTGAGACTGAGTTATCTTATTTCATACTCTTGTACTCGGTAGTCGATACATATATCTTGCGagtgaaataaacaaaaccgAGTTTCCCACTTCAACGTGTGTGGCTCATAGGGCAAGAGCAGAGCTAAGGTTCATGGGGTTCATATACTTGGTGGTACCGGTCAAGATATGTCGGACTATCATGCGGTTTGCTTTCTCAGTCGGATGAAACGCATCCCAAAAGACGTATAACTCACGGTTCGGACACAAGTTTGATAGAACCGTACACAAACCCATCCCATTGTACGGCCCTTGTCCGCAACAAGCAACCTTCGATGTTACAAATCctataacataaataaataattgttataACCCTTTCTTCTCGACAAAAAGTAGATAATTAGAAAGGGAAAACTAGTGGTAATTACCATATCTTCGTGGAGTGCTTAGAAAATCCTCTTGCATTTGGTTAGTGTTAGCAGCAATAAACACATTTCtcccaatttttttgttaagttcATTTATCATTTGAAGTAGCTGAGGATCATATAGAGATGCAGCTCGTTGTAGCTCGGCCGAGCATCTTCCATTCGACGTACCTGATCTCGCCAGTTCGGCCGGTGCACATCCTAGTGGTCCAGCTCCTGTCACTAGAACTCGACCCACTCCAAGTGAATTTAACCTCTACAAATAACACACAATTAAATTGTTTGCAACAATACTCAAATAGTCAAATCATTGCAAGAGAGTGAAAGTTCTTGAAATCATATGAGTTCAACTGCCTAAGACTATATCATCATTCCAATTCAATTTTGGTCTTACAATAATGAAGCAAATTATAATAAGACTGTTACCACTTACcaatagtatttttttgtattcagaAATTAGGAGTCGGACGTAATCCGGTAGAGTGAATTGGCGTGATCTAGCGGAATATGGAAACAAGAAATAGTTGTTCACAAAATCGTTTCCACCGACCGTGATTAATACAAGCGCTTGACTCACGAGCCG includes:
- a CDS encoding CCR4-NOT transcription complex subunit (unknown protein; FUNCTIONS IN: molecular_function unknown; INVOLVED IN: biological_process unknown; LOCATED IN: cellular_component unknown; EXPRESSED IN: 25 plant structures; EXPRESSED DURING: 15 growth stages; CONTAINS InterPro DOMAIN/s: Protein of unknown function DUF2363 (InterPro:IPR019312); Has 1807 Blast hits to 1807 proteins in 277 species: Archae - 0; Bacteria - 0; Metazoa - 736; Fungi - 347; Plants - 385; Viruses - 0; Other Eukaryotes - 339 (source: NCBI BLink).), which produces MNRSTMMIMRIEESAIVLSLLKSDLRPMEDVLSEFDSKFESARYLSVCNSLSMMLQDQQMFKNTERLIAFGIIYQCYSSQKPSFNPFLSEMISAACNEQLEKSERAFLLHLLQWNSYNNVKEILKLSAVDYIRSFDPSTHDFPELGELQREYGDKADPGPSSHIFADYSLKKLLHDPDVPRGCDPNSPEFDVQAGVNPRIGSGDRDEALSGFLGNLTMGGLGPRWIRPCPPRYPVHQSELLWIDPDNKHELVWDDKMCADTSSGATVRDLLVKGLKVTLSPTEQEDIITELANDPKLVFHCGITPRKLPQLVEHNPQIAVEILTKLNNSTEINDYYEALGNMDMSLHSMEVVNRLTTAVELPKDFIRMYITNCISSCENAKQDKYMQNRLVRLVCVFLQSLIRNKIINVKDLFIEVQAFCIEFSRVREAAGLFRLLKQLDE
- a CDS encoding CCR4-NOT transcription complex subunit (unknown protein; FUNCTIONS IN: molecular_function unknown; INVOLVED IN: biological_process unknown; LOCATED IN: cellular_component unknown; EXPRESSED IN: 25 plant structures; EXPRESSED DURING: 15 growth stages; CONTAINS InterPro DOMAIN/s: Protein of unknown function DUF2363 (InterPro:IPR019312); Has 233 Blast hits to 233 proteins in 86 species: Archae - 0; Bacteria - 0; Metazoa - 106; Fungi - 2; Plants - 59; Viruses - 0; Other Eukaryotes - 66 (source: NCBI BLink).) — its product is MNRSTMMIMRIEESAIVLSLLKSDLRPMEDVLSEFDSKFESARYLSVCNSLSMMLQDQQMFKNTERLIAFGIIYQCYSSQKPSFNPFLSEMISAACNEQLEKSERAFLLHLLQWNSYNNVKEILKLSAVDYIRSFDPSTHDFPELGELQREYGDKADPGPSSHIFADYSLKKLLHDPDVPRGCDPNSPEFDVQAGVNPRIGSGDRDEALSGFLGNLTMGGLGPRWIRPCPPRYPVHQSELLWIDPDNKHELVWDDKMCADTSSGATVRDLLVKGLKVTLSPTEQEDIITELANDPKLVFHCGITPRKLPQLVEHNPQIAVEILTKLNNSTEINDYYEALGNMDMSLHSMEVVNRLTTAVELPKDFIRMYITNCISSCENAKQQDKYMQNRLVRLVCVFLQSLIRNKIINVKDLFIEVQAFCIEFSRVREAAGLFRLLKQLDE
- a CDS encoding CCR4-NOT transcription complex subunit, with the protein product MNRSTMMIMRIEESAIVLSLLKSDLRPMEDVLSEFDSKFESARYLSVCNSLSMMLQDQQMFKNTERLIAFGIIYQCYSSQKPSFNPFLSEMISAACNEQLEKSERAFLLHLLQWNSYNNVKEILKLSAVDYIRSFDPSTHDFPELGELQREYGDKADPGPSSHIFADYSLKKLLHDPDVPRGCDPNSPEFDVQAGVNPRIGSGDRDEALSGFLGNLTMGGLGPRWIRPCPPRYPVHQSELLWIDPDNKHELVWDDKMCADTSSGATVRDLLVKGLKVTLSPTEQEDIITELANDPKLVFHCGITPRKLPQLVEHNPQIAVEILTKLNNSTEINDSRKYGHEPALNGSCE
- a CDS encoding CCR4-NOT transcription complex subunit (unknown protein; FUNCTIONS IN: molecular_function unknown; INVOLVED IN: biological_process unknown; LOCATED IN: cellular_component unknown; EXPRESSED IN: 25 plant structures; EXPRESSED DURING: 15 growth stages; CONTAINS InterPro DOMAIN/s: Protein of unknown function DUF2363 (InterPro:IPR019312); Has 35333 Blast hits to 34131 proteins in 2444 species: Archae - 798; Bacteria - 22429; Metazoa - 974; Fungi - 991; Plants - 531; Viruses - 0; Other Eukaryotes - 9610 (source: NCBI BLink).) — its product is MNRSTMMIMRIEESAIVLSLLKSDLRPMEDVLSEFDSKFESARYLSVCNSLSMMLQMFKNTERLIAFGIIYQCYSSQKPSFNPFLSEMISAACNEQLEKSERAFLLHLLQWNSYNNVKEILKLSAVDYIRSFDPSTHDFPELGELQREYGDKADPGPSSHIFADYSLKKLLHDPDVPRGCDPNSPEFDVQAGVNPRIGSGDRDEALSGFLGNLTMGGLGPRWIRPCPPRYPVHQSELLWIDPDNKHELVWDDKMCADTSSGATVRDLLVKGLKVTLSPTEQEDIITELANDPKLVFHCGITPRKLPQLVEHNPQIAVEILTKLNNSTEINDYYEALGNMDMSLHSMEVVNRLTTAVELPKDFIRMYITNCISSCENAKQQDKYMQNRLVRLVCVFLQSLIRNKIINVKDLFIEVQAFCIEFSRVREAAGLFRLLKQLDE
- a CDS encoding GDSL-like Lipase/Acylhydrolase superfamily protein (GDSL-like Lipase/Acylhydrolase superfamily protein; FUNCTIONS IN: hydrolase activity, acting on ester bonds, carboxylesterase activity; INVOLVED IN: lipid metabolic process; LOCATED IN: endomembrane system; EXPRESSED IN: 12 plant structures; EXPRESSED DURING: 7 growth stages; CONTAINS InterPro DOMAIN/s: Lipase, GDSL (InterPro:IPR001087); BEST Arabidopsis thaliana protein match is: Li-tolerant lipase 1 (TAIR:AT3G04290.1); Has 3282 Blast hits to 3244 proteins in 154 species: Archae - 0; Bacteria - 202; Metazoa - 0; Fungi - 2; Plants - 3065; Viruses - 0; Other Eukaryotes - 13 (source: NCBI BLink).) — protein: MTISTVIAFMSMFLVFVMSGPIVVEGRAFFVFGDSLVDSGNNNYLVTTARADSPPYGIDFPTRRPTGRFSNGLNIPDLISEAIGNEEPPLPYLSPELRGRSLLNGANFASAGIGILNDTGFQFINIIRMYQQLDYFQQYQQRVSRLIGKPQTQRLVSQALVLITVGGNDFVNNYFLFPYSARSRQFTLPDYVRLLISEYKKILLRLNSLGVGRVLVTGAGPLGCAPAELARSGTSNGRCSAELQRAASLYDPQLLQMINELNKKIGRNVFIAANTNQMQEDFLSTPRRYGFVTSKVACCGQGPYNGMGLCTVLSNLCPNRELYVFWDAFHPTEKANRMIVRHILTGTTKYMNPMNLSSALAL